Proteins from one Deinococcus sp. AB2017081 genomic window:
- a CDS encoding carbohydrate ABC transporter permease yields MHEPVLNQSTRSPLGAALPGRRRRPRSNPLGYLFAAPYVIHFAVFTAYPLLFAFYLTVHRWDIVSADKPFVGGANFQRLLGDDLFFTALKNTLVFLSIHIPLQIALALLLAVILNEKLPMRGFFRTAFFLPYVTSGAIIAIIWTRLYADDGLLNGFLATLKVSPVGWLTTPEWAMPSIAIMATWKNVGYYLMIFLAGLQAIPAALYEEASLNGATAWQRFRYITLPLLNPAMLLVVILSTIGGFSLFVEPYVMTGGGPIDSTLSVVLLLYREAFQFLRMGYAATIGVVLAAIIFLVTFLQRRFVEQELTY; encoded by the coding sequence ATGCATGAGCCGGTTCTCAACCAGAGCACGCGGTCACCGCTTGGAGCTGCCCTGCCCGGACGCCGCCGACGGCCCCGCTCCAACCCGCTGGGCTACCTCTTCGCCGCCCCCTACGTCATCCATTTCGCGGTCTTCACCGCGTACCCGCTGCTGTTCGCGTTCTACCTGACGGTTCACCGCTGGGACATCGTCAGTGCGGACAAGCCCTTCGTGGGCGGCGCCAACTTCCAGCGGCTGCTGGGCGACGACCTGTTCTTCACGGCCCTGAAGAACACGCTGGTCTTCCTGTCGATCCACATTCCGCTCCAGATCGCGCTGGCGCTGCTGCTGGCGGTCATCCTGAACGAGAAGCTGCCCATGCGAGGTTTTTTCCGCACGGCCTTCTTCCTGCCCTATGTGACCTCCGGGGCGATCATTGCGATCATCTGGACGCGGCTGTACGCCGACGACGGGCTGCTCAACGGCTTTCTGGCGACCCTGAAGGTCTCGCCTGTGGGCTGGCTGACCACGCCCGAGTGGGCCATGCCGAGCATCGCCATCATGGCGACCTGGAAAAACGTCGGGTACTACCTGATGATCTTCCTGGCGGGCCTCCAGGCCATTCCCGCCGCCCTGTACGAGGAAGCGAGCCTGAACGGCGCGACCGCGTGGCAGCGCTTCCGCTACATCACGCTGCCGCTGCTGAACCCGGCCATGCTGCTGGTGGTGATCCTCTCGACCATCGGGGGCTTCAGCCTGTTCGTCGAGCCCTACGTGATGACCGGCGGCGGCCCGATCGACTCCACGCTGTCGGTGGTGCTGCTGCTGTACCGCGAGGCCTTCCAGTTCCTGCGCATGGGCTACGCCGCGACCATCGGCGTGGTGCTGGCGGCCATCATCTTCCTGGTCACCTTCCTGCAACGCCGCTTTGTCGAGCAGGAGCTGACGTACTGA
- a CDS encoding carbohydrate ABC transporter permease, translating to MTATPARARLERLSIPARQALFWALLLLGAFSFVLPFLFMVSTALKSPREQYGLNLIPSEPTLGNFQAVFTQIPIGRAILNSVFVYGTITVSVLLFSSIVGYALSRLEWRGREFVFNVILLTMMIPGQLLLIPLYLLIVRLGLPDSYAALILPGMMSAFGIFMFRQTFKTIPQDLIDAARIDGASELTILFRILWPVSLPTIVTVGLFTFMGGWNDFLWPAIVNREEGLMTLTQMVTTYAIGGQAGGQFGAVMASSLIGVLPMIVIYMIFQRYYLEGITSTGIKG from the coding sequence ATGACGGCCACCCCTGCCCGTGCCCGGCTGGAGCGCCTGTCCATCCCCGCCCGTCAGGCGCTGTTCTGGGCGCTGCTGCTGCTGGGCGCGTTCTCCTTCGTGCTGCCGTTCCTGTTCATGGTCTCGACGGCGCTCAAGTCACCGCGCGAGCAGTACGGCCTGAACCTGATTCCCAGCGAGCCCACGCTGGGCAACTTCCAGGCCGTATTCACGCAGATTCCCATCGGCCGGGCGATCCTGAATTCGGTGTTCGTGTACGGCACGATCACGGTCTCGGTGCTGCTGTTCTCGTCGATCGTCGGCTACGCGCTGTCGCGGCTGGAATGGCGCGGGCGCGAGTTCGTGTTCAACGTCATCCTGCTGACCATGATGATTCCGGGACAGCTGCTGCTGATCCCGCTGTACCTGCTGATCGTGCGCCTGGGCCTGCCCGATTCCTACGCCGCGCTGATCCTGCCCGGAATGATGAGTGCCTTCGGCATCTTCATGTTCCGCCAGACCTTCAAGACCATCCCACAGGATCTGATCGACGCTGCCCGGATAGACGGCGCCAGCGAACTGACCATCCTGTTCCGGATCCTGTGGCCGGTGTCGCTGCCGACCATCGTGACCGTGGGGCTCTTCACCTTCATGGGCGGCTGGAACGACTTCCTGTGGCCCGCCATCGTCAACCGCGAGGAAGGCCTGATGACCCTGACCCAGATGGTCACGACCTACGCCATCGGCGGGCAGGCGGGCGGCCAGTTCGGTGCGGTCATGGCGTCCAGCCTGATCGGGGTGCTGCCCATGATCGTCATCTACATGATCTTCCAGCGCTACTACCTCGAAGGCATCACGTCCACGGGGATCAAGGGATGA
- a CDS encoding ABC transporter substrate-binding protein: protein MTTSRVLRHLAVSVPLMLGLAGAQGLTFWPSSNPEEIEFAKQIVAAWNKANPSTPVKMQPLPASRSSEEVLLAAIAGKTTPDVAANIYPGAISQFVSAGGLYAHNKLPDFKSFMTDRSGADVLEAYTSAGGNIYQIPWKSNPTLLAYNTALLAEAGIKPADLATYSGFLAAARKVKAKWGGKKFLYAPTVDATWWQRFFDFYTLYIAASGGKTLLDKSGKVIFDAQPGQEVFGFLATLFKEGLAPRTRTAANRFFEGESLLETAGPFTLPFYAQNAPKGMKIDLLPPPVPDRMKGQKVYTYGDPKNIAVFTTSKDPALAWKFIKFVLSKNNDALFMKTTGQIPYREGLETDAQFKSIIAAQPLLSKFVRQAPLTRGVDDTKSLVEVFDAISREYESAVVYGRGDPTEAVKRAGQKARDILSGF from the coding sequence ATGACCACATCCCGCGTCCTCCGCCACCTCGCCGTGTCTGTTCCGCTGATGCTGGGTCTGGCCGGCGCCCAGGGTCTGACCTTCTGGCCGTCCTCCAACCCCGAGGAGATCGAGTTCGCCAAGCAGATCGTGGCCGCGTGGAACAAGGCCAACCCGTCCACGCCGGTCAAGATGCAGCCCCTCCCGGCCTCCCGGTCATCGGAGGAGGTGCTGCTGGCGGCGATTGCCGGGAAGACGACGCCGGACGTGGCGGCCAACATCTACCCCGGCGCGATCAGCCAGTTCGTGTCGGCGGGTGGGCTGTACGCGCACAACAAGCTGCCGGATTTCAAGAGCTTCATGACCGACCGCAGCGGCGCGGACGTGCTGGAGGCCTACACCAGCGCCGGCGGCAACATCTACCAGATTCCCTGGAAGTCCAACCCGACGCTGCTGGCCTACAACACCGCGCTGCTGGCCGAGGCCGGGATCAAGCCGGCCGATCTGGCGACGTATTCGGGATTCCTGGCGGCGGCACGTAAGGTCAAGGCCAAGTGGGGCGGCAAGAAGTTCCTGTACGCGCCCACGGTGGACGCGACATGGTGGCAGCGCTTCTTCGACTTCTACACGCTGTACATCGCGGCGTCGGGCGGCAAGACGCTGCTGGACAAGAGCGGCAAGGTGATCTTCGACGCGCAGCCGGGGCAGGAGGTCTTCGGCTTCCTGGCCACGCTGTTCAAGGAGGGCCTGGCCCCGCGCACCCGCACGGCCGCCAACCGCTTCTTCGAGGGCGAGTCGCTGCTGGAGACCGCCGGGCCGTTCACACTGCCCTTTTACGCCCAGAACGCGCCCAAGGGCATGAAGATCGACCTGCTGCCGCCGCCGGTGCCCGACCGCATGAAGGGCCAGAAGGTCTACACCTACGGCGACCCCAAGAACATCGCGGTGTTCACGACCAGCAAGGATCCGGCGCTGGCGTGGAAGTTCATCAAGTTCGTGCTCAGCAAGAACAACGACGCCCTGTTCATGAAGACCACCGGCCAGATCCCCTACCGCGAGGGCCTGGAAACTGACGCGCAGTTCAAGTCGATCATCGCCGCGCAGCCGCTGCTGAGCAAGTTCGTGCGGCAGGCTCCGCTGACCCGTGGCGTGGACGACACCAAGAGCCTCGTCGAGGTCTTCGATGCCATCTCGCGCGAGTACGAGAGCGCCGTGGTCTACGGACGCGGCGACCCCACCGAGGCCGTGAAACGCGCCGGCCAGAAGGCCCGCGACATCCTCTCCGGATTCTGA
- a CDS encoding glycoside hydrolase family 130 protein codes for MIRAFPVLLSLTLLSAAPAPPPARPATGLPGPLTRDPARPILEPRGDGWEGMAVFNPAVIHEGKDYVMLYRAQDRQGVSRLGLARSTDGVTFTRDDRPVFEPATPEEAGGVEDPRLVRIGGAFHLTYTAFDGRSTARLNVATSADLKTWTRQGPLFKTGWSKAGAMLDRPVNGLNFMYFGDREIRLATSPDRNSWTPEDTPVLRPRPGTWDEGGVEPGPPPILTERGILLIYNGRDRNNVYAVGAALFDRFDPGVVLARSEQPILTVQTAWEKTGTVPNVVFAEGLVIRGGRMEIYYGGGDRVIGRAVVDWPDGR; via the coding sequence GTGATCCGGGCATTCCCCGTCCTGCTGTCCCTGACCCTGCTGAGCGCAGCCCCGGCGCCACCTCCAGCCCGGCCTGCCACCGGACTCCCCGGCCCGCTGACCCGCGATCCCGCCCGCCCGATCCTGGAGCCACGCGGCGACGGCTGGGAGGGGATGGCGGTGTTCAACCCGGCCGTGATCCACGAAGGCAAGGACTACGTGATGCTCTACCGGGCGCAGGATCGCCAGGGCGTGTCGCGGCTGGGACTGGCCCGCTCGACGGACGGCGTGACCTTCACGCGGGATGACCGGCCGGTATTCGAACCGGCCACCCCGGAGGAAGCGGGCGGCGTGGAAGATCCCCGGCTGGTGAGGATCGGAGGCGCGTTCCACCTGACCTACACCGCCTTCGACGGGCGCTCGACGGCGCGGCTGAACGTGGCGACCTCGGCTGACCTGAAGACCTGGACACGCCAGGGGCCGCTCTTCAAGACCGGCTGGAGCAAGGCGGGGGCCATGCTCGACCGGCCCGTGAACGGCCTGAACTTCATGTACTTCGGCGACCGGGAGATCCGACTGGCGACCTCACCAGATCGGAACAGCTGGACACCCGAGGACACCCCGGTGCTGCGCCCCCGACCCGGCACGTGGGACGAGGGCGGCGTGGAGCCCGGCCCACCGCCGATCCTGACCGAGCGCGGCATCCTGCTGATCTACAACGGGCGCGACCGGAACAACGTGTATGCGGTGGGCGCGGCGCTGTTCGACCGCTTCGACCCCGGCGTGGTGCTGGCCCGCAGCGAGCAGCCGATCCTGACGGTGCAGACCGCGTGGGAGAAGACCGGCACCGTGCCCAACGTGGTCTTTGCCGAGGGACTGGTGATCCGCGGTGGCCGGATGGAGATCTATTACGGCGGCGGTGACCGGGTGATCGGGCGGGCGGTGGTGGACTGGCCGGACGGGAGGTAG
- a CDS encoding glycosidase: protein MTQHVFNPTLTLHVDGSGRFMLRRHPRSPVLRPDPLKAWEAVNVFNAAVVQHGGLFHMHYRAQGVDYVSSIGYAVSEDGLHWNKLERPVLAPQEPYEARGVEDPRVTWHEDDQCFYMAYTAFSAHGIMPCLARSHNLISWERLGPVIRGEHNKDHVVFPRKIGGRYAMFHRRPPHIWIAYSDDLVNWDSHKIVMSPRPQNLGWDEKRIGAGGVPIETPHGWLVLYHAYDDLHVYRLSAALLDLDDPSRVLSRPRTFLMEPTETWEIRGDVPNVCFSCANPVVTNDQGESEVYVYYGGADRMVGLATCRYDDLMAFVQTSPGDPSWDRD, encoded by the coding sequence ATGACCCAGCATGTCTTCAATCCCACCCTCACGCTTCACGTTGACGGTTCCGGACGCTTTATGCTGCGCCGCCACCCGCGCAGTCCGGTGCTGCGGCCCGATCCCCTGAAGGCGTGGGAGGCCGTCAACGTCTTCAACGCGGCGGTCGTGCAGCACGGTGGGCTCTTTCACATGCACTACCGGGCCCAGGGCGTGGATTACGTGTCCAGCATCGGCTACGCGGTCTCGGAGGACGGCCTGCACTGGAACAAGCTGGAGCGCCCGGTGCTCGCCCCGCAGGAGCCCTACGAGGCGCGCGGCGTGGAAGACCCCCGCGTGACGTGGCACGAGGACGACCAGTGCTTCTACATGGCCTACACGGCGTTCTCGGCGCACGGCATCATGCCCTGCCTGGCCCGGTCACACAACCTGATCTCGTGGGAGCGGCTGGGGCCGGTCATCCGGGGCGAGCACAACAAGGATCACGTGGTCTTCCCGCGCAAGATCGGTGGGCGCTACGCCATGTTCCACCGCCGCCCGCCGCACATCTGGATCGCCTACTCCGACGATCTGGTGAACTGGGACAGCCATAAAATCGTGATGTCGCCCCGGCCCCAGAACCTCGGCTGGGACGAGAAGCGCATCGGGGCCGGCGGCGTGCCCATCGAGACGCCGCACGGCTGGCTGGTGCTGTACCACGCCTACGACGACCTGCACGTCTACCGGCTCTCGGCGGCGCTGCTGGATCTGGACGACCCCAGCCGCGTCCTCTCGCGCCCGCGCACCTTCCTGATGGAACCCACCGAGACCTGGGAGATCCGGGGCGACGTGCCCAACGTGTGTTTCTCGTGCGCCAACCCGGTCGTGACCAACGATCAGGGCGAGTCGGAGGTCTACGTCTACTACGGCGGGGCCGACCGCATGGTGGGACTGGCGACCTGCAGATACGACGACCTGATGGCCTTCGTCCAGACCTCGCCGGGCGACCCGAGCTGGGATCGGGACTGA
- a CDS encoding RNA polymerase sigma factor, with the protein MTLNDDYAPLCDADLVRLAVRDDHAFEALVTRHAAAVHRLAAVNVGPGAADDVVQDVFIAVHRGLGGFRGDAQFGTWLHRITLNACYRALKARQDIPFDDTPEPAAPHDPAHAGEQADLRGRLAQALQTLPREQREAVSLRELSGLDYAEIAEVTGVELGTVKSRINRGRAALREWLSRAGVRP; encoded by the coding sequence GTGACCTTGAATGACGACTACGCCCCCCTGTGCGATGCCGATCTCGTGCGCCTGGCCGTGCGGGACGACCACGCCTTCGAGGCGCTGGTGACCCGGCACGCGGCGGCGGTGCACCGCTTGGCGGCTGTGAACGTCGGGCCGGGCGCGGCGGACGACGTGGTGCAGGACGTGTTCATCGCCGTCCACCGGGGCCTGGGCGGGTTCCGGGGCGACGCGCAGTTCGGCACGTGGCTGCACCGCATCACCCTGAACGCCTGTTACAGGGCGCTGAAGGCCCGCCAGGACATCCCCTTCGACGACACTCCCGAACCCGCCGCGCCGCACGACCCGGCCCACGCCGGCGAACAGGCCGACCTGCGCGGGCGACTGGCCCAGGCGTTGCAGACCCTGCCCCGCGAACAGCGCGAGGCCGTGAGCCTGCGCGAACTCTCGGGGCTGGACTACGCCGAGATCGCCGAGGTCACCGGCGTGGAGCTGGGGACGGTGAAGAGCCGCATCAACCGGGGCCGCGCTGCCCTGCGAGAGTGGCTGTCACGGGCGGGGGTCAGGCCATGA
- a CDS encoding transcriptional regulator, whose amino-acid sequence MRRAGLLVAALLGVHADAAPADDLLAALRRARTLEARGDVQITVLFPPRTVPTRTARRLPAVAFMPGLIARNFTVTGMDGGAVAGRATTRYDLTPKAAGAARWALWVDQVWNIPLAYEERTADGGLARRAAFVTVNATPVKVAAQPLSRPPGLAAAVRRALPGLSVPPGFEPSGVTGRADGGLSIALTDGVNVLALVTAPRNVKAAPGVASRRVGTGFVWLVGNLPQDALVTALAGIRGVDPSGLGTFVAPAASKE is encoded by the coding sequence GTGAGGCGCGCCGGTCTGCTGGTCGCGGCCCTGCTGGGAGTTCACGCGGACGCGGCCCCGGCCGACGACCTGCTCGCGGCCCTGCGCCGCGCCCGCACGCTGGAGGCGCGGGGTGACGTCCAGATCACGGTGCTGTTTCCGCCCCGCACCGTACCGACCCGCACGGCCCGACGGCTGCCGGCGGTGGCGTTCATGCCGGGGCTGATCGCCCGGAATTTCACGGTCACGGGGATGGACGGCGGGGCGGTCGCGGGCCGGGCGACCACCCGCTATGACCTGACCCCGAAGGCGGCCGGCGCAGCCCGCTGGGCGCTGTGGGTGGATCAGGTGTGGAACATCCCCCTGGCCTACGAGGAACGCACAGCTGACGGCGGACTGGCCCGCCGCGCCGCGTTCGTGACCGTGAACGCGACCCCGGTGAAGGTGGCGGCCCAGCCGCTGTCTCGCCCCCCCGGTCTGGCGGCGGCGGTGCGGCGCGCGCTGCCGGGGCTGAGCGTCCCGCCGGGCTTCGAGCCCTCGGGCGTGACGGGCCGGGCGGACGGCGGCCTGAGCATCGCGCTGACGGACGGCGTGAATGTGCTGGCGCTGGTCACGGCTCCCCGGAACGTGAAGGCCGCGCCGGGTGTGGCGTCCCGGCGGGTGGGCACCGGCTTCGTGTGGCTGGTCGGGAACCTGCCGCAGGACGCGCTGGTAACAGCACTGGCGGGCATTCGTGGCGTCGACCCCTCAGGCCTGGGAACTTTCGTGGCTCCGGCCGCCTCCAAGGAATAA
- a CDS encoding DUF1800 domain-containing protein has translation MTLTPYTKTLSAEDAAHVLRRTAFGATDAQIRALVGRRAADVAREALAFDQSLAPASPFDPATGATPGAMIQLTRAAWLYELTYGPHPLREKLALMWSNHFVIGTDKVRNQSALAGYLKVLRQHAATPDFTRLALAVAQTPAMLRYLDNDQNRKGKPNENFSRELMELFTTGIGHYTEQDVREGARALSGWTFTGGRGNKNFLEPQVFTFTARQHDAGRKTYLGRSGNLSPEDIVRIAATHPQTAVFVARKLHRAFLADTPDERAVQGSAETWRRTDGDVNAVLTELLSSAEFYASRARIIRSPVEFVVGALRTMGQPKLEPKALLNLTQTAGRMGQLLLQPDNVKGWDGGREWINDSTLLLRLQVAAALTLGKAAPTLDTAPSDLALLGSDRAPAALKSLNARQRTYLALVSPEFQLA, from the coding sequence ATGACCCTGACGCCCTACACCAAGACACTGAGCGCCGAGGATGCCGCGCATGTCCTGCGCCGCACGGCCTTCGGCGCGACCGACGCCCAGATCCGTGCCCTGGTCGGCCGCCGGGCGGCCGATGTGGCGCGGGAGGCGCTGGCCTTCGACCAGTCGCTCGCCCCGGCCAGCCCCTTTGACCCCGCCACCGGGGCCACGCCGGGCGCGATGATCCAGCTCACCCGCGCCGCGTGGCTGTACGAGCTGACCTACGGCCCGCACCCGCTGCGCGAGAAGCTGGCCCTGATGTGGAGCAACCACTTCGTGATCGGGACCGACAAGGTGCGCAACCAGTCCGCGCTGGCCGGCTACCTGAAGGTGCTGCGCCAGCACGCGGCCACGCCGGACTTCACGCGCCTCGCGCTGGCGGTCGCACAGACGCCGGCCATGCTGCGCTACCTCGACAACGACCAGAACAGGAAGGGCAAGCCCAACGAGAACTTCAGCCGGGAACTCATGGAGCTGTTCACCACGGGCATCGGGCACTACACCGAACAGGACGTGCGCGAGGGGGCCCGTGCCCTGAGCGGCTGGACGTTCACGGGTGGGCGCGGCAACAAAAACTTTCTGGAGCCGCAGGTCTTCACGTTCACTGCGAGGCAGCACGACGCCGGCCGCAAGACCTACCTGGGCCGCAGCGGGAACCTGAGCCCCGAGGACATCGTGCGGATTGCCGCCACCCACCCGCAGACGGCCGTGTTCGTGGCCCGCAAGCTGCACCGGGCCTTCCTGGCCGACACGCCGGACGAGCGGGCCGTGCAGGGCAGCGCCGAGACGTGGCGGCGCACGGACGGCGACGTGAACGCGGTGCTGACCGAGCTGCTGTCCAGCGCCGAGTTCTACGCCAGCCGCGCCCGGATCATCCGCTCGCCGGTCGAGTTCGTGGTGGGTGCGCTGCGCACCATGGGCCAGCCGAAGCTGGAGCCGAAGGCGCTGCTGAACCTCACGCAGACCGCCGGTCGCATGGGGCAACTGCTGCTTCAGCCCGACAACGTGAAGGGCTGGGATGGTGGGCGCGAGTGGATCAACGACTCGACCCTGCTGCTGCGCCTCCAGGTGGCGGCGGCCCTGACCCTGGGCAAGGCCGCGCCCACACTGGACACCGCGCCGTCCGACCTGGCCCTGCTGGGCAGCGACCGCGCCCCGGCCGCCCTGAAGTCCCTGAACGCCCGCCAGCGCACGTATCTGGCACTGGTCAGCCCCGAATTCCAGCTGGCGTGA
- a CDS encoding DUF1501 domain-containing protein: MTDRRDFLKLSALAVAATSGMPGFLARAAAQAGGTKTLVVIQLTGGNDGLNTLIPYSNGAYYAARPTIAIPKKDVLTLTGDLGMHPALKPLMPLWDGGTFAWMENVGYPNPNRSHFASMAIWHTADPAQAQADGWIGRIAQTIGDPFCASNIGASTPQALRAADFSLPSIDGVDSFQLRLPQGLNTPFSQLLESPRSGEAAYLVQATQQMMKNTARVQENVKKYRAGATYPDTKFAGQLRDTARLIAAGVGQRVLYVSLGSFDTHAGQRAEQDELLSDLAGGLAAFHSDLERQGLADDVIVMGFSEFGRRVAENDSAGTDHGQGSVMFALGRGVRGGIHGSSPDLEDLADGDIRYRQDFRGVYASALTRWLGLDARVILNGDFTGPAWVA; encoded by the coding sequence ATGACCGACCGACGTGATTTCCTGAAACTCTCCGCGCTGGCCGTGGCCGCCACGTCCGGCATGCCGGGCTTCCTGGCGCGGGCAGCGGCGCAGGCAGGCGGCACGAAGACCCTGGTCGTGATCCAGCTGACCGGCGGGAACGACGGCCTGAACACGCTGATCCCGTACAGCAACGGCGCGTACTACGCGGCGCGGCCGACCATCGCCATCCCGAAGAAGGACGTGCTGACCCTGACCGGCGACCTGGGCATGCACCCGGCCCTGAAGCCCCTGATGCCGCTGTGGGACGGCGGGACGTTCGCGTGGATGGAGAATGTGGGCTACCCGAACCCCAACCGCAGCCACTTCGCCAGCATGGCGATCTGGCACACGGCCGATCCCGCCCAGGCGCAGGCCGACGGCTGGATCGGGCGGATCGCGCAGACCATCGGCGATCCCTTCTGCGCCAGCAACATCGGTGCCAGTACGCCGCAGGCGCTGCGGGCCGCCGACTTCAGCCTGCCCAGCATCGACGGGGTGGACAGCTTCCAGCTCAGGCTCCCGCAGGGCCTGAACACTCCCTTCAGTCAGCTGCTGGAGAGCCCCCGCAGCGGCGAGGCGGCGTACCTGGTGCAGGCCACCCAGCAGATGATGAAGAACACCGCCCGCGTGCAGGAGAACGTGAAGAAGTACCGCGCCGGAGCCACCTACCCCGACACGAAGTTCGCGGGCCAGCTGCGCGACACCGCCCGCCTGATCGCGGCCGGGGTGGGCCAGCGCGTGCTGTACGTGTCGCTGGGCAGTTTCGACACCCACGCCGGACAGCGGGCCGAGCAGGACGAGCTGCTCTCGGATCTGGCCGGTGGCCTCGCGGCCTTCCACTCCGATCTAGAGCGGCAGGGCCTCGCGGACGACGTGATCGTGATGGGCTTCTCGGAGTTCGGCCGCCGGGTCGCGGAGAACGACTCGGCCGGCACGGATCACGGCCAGGGCAGCGTGATGTTCGCGCTGGGCCGGGGCGTCCGGGGCGGCATCCACGGCAGCAGCCCGGATCTGGAGGATCTGGCCGACGGCGATATCCGCTACCGGCAGGACTTCCGGGGCGTGTATGCCAGCGCCCTGACCCGCTGGCTGGGGCTGGACGCCCGAGTCATCCTGAACGGGGACTTCACGGGGCCCGCGTGGGTCGCGTGA
- a CDS encoding sensor domain-containing diguanylate cyclase: MPVEDPPERHLDRVRLRGYIVICLSGVVAFSALTVLSSSTEIQRYIYAASAAGNLLLLLGVLTSRIRAQQVDTILGWGADIGAAVTVWAVSRNLGPMSGQTVAFFGIFLVVWFGVLPLRTASVRAALLVGAVAVIGAVRSPPEPVPVIVFALLALLVGQMTASGRVIRHEASEKAHYANLAMTDMLTGLLNRRALHGAMNAYYAGGTRGAGRTQRTQLGILLLDLDHFKNINDSYGHDVGDSVLQHVAGVLRACAGPDDQVARWGGEEFLMLVITDERADLERRATQIIATLRAIHSGLPPVTVSIGIAHVSEAKDVDNLLRLADRRLYRAKRSGRDRVNKDTLIRLPDEG, from the coding sequence ATGCCGGTGGAAGATCCACCCGAGCGGCACCTGGATCGTGTGCGACTCAGGGGCTACATCGTCATATGCCTGAGTGGGGTGGTCGCGTTCAGTGCACTGACCGTACTGTCCAGCAGTACAGAGATCCAGCGGTACATCTATGCCGCGAGTGCTGCCGGAAATCTGCTGCTGCTGCTGGGCGTGCTGACCTCCCGCATCCGGGCCCAGCAGGTCGACACGATCCTCGGGTGGGGGGCCGACATCGGAGCGGCCGTCACGGTGTGGGCGGTGAGCCGGAACCTCGGCCCGATGAGCGGGCAGACGGTCGCCTTTTTCGGGATCTTTCTGGTCGTGTGGTTCGGCGTGCTGCCCCTGAGAACCGCGTCTGTCCGGGCGGCGCTGCTGGTGGGTGCCGTCGCCGTGATCGGAGCAGTGCGCAGCCCGCCAGAGCCTGTGCCCGTGATCGTTTTCGCGTTGCTGGCCCTGCTGGTCGGTCAGATGACGGCCAGTGGGCGAGTCATCCGCCATGAGGCCAGCGAGAAGGCCCACTACGCCAACCTGGCCATGACCGACATGCTCACCGGGCTGCTGAACCGGCGTGCCCTGCATGGCGCGATGAACGCCTACTACGCCGGCGGGACGCGGGGCGCCGGCCGCACCCAGCGGACGCAGCTGGGGATCCTGCTGCTCGACTTGGACCACTTCAAGAACATCAACGACAGCTACGGCCACGATGTCGGCGACAGTGTGCTCCAGCACGTGGCGGGCGTCCTGCGGGCGTGTGCCGGCCCGGACGATCAGGTGGCCCGCTGGGGCGGCGAGGAATTCCTGATGCTGGTCATCACAGACGAGCGGGCAGACCTGGAACGCCGCGCCACCCAGATCATCGCCACCCTGCGGGCCATCCACAGCGGGCTGCCGCCCGTGACCGTGAGTATCGGCATCGCGCATGTCAGCGAGGCCAAGGATGTGGACAACCTGCTGCGCCTGGCGGATCGCCGCCTGTACCGGGCCAAGCGCAGCGGCCGCGACCGCGTGAACAAGGACACGCTGATCCGCCTTCCGGACGAGGGCTGA
- a CDS encoding GNAT family N-acetyltransferase produces the protein MPDPTPIATDTSFTLRPFQNADSGAVAQLVTDAMRGHWTYAPEQFRESADPLCRDLVALHGEQVVATAHLSPFGTATPDALRLDLAGEGRAFTPLYLAVLADLPAGFTRLLGVTREDFHEIMHFFHAAGFRNAWQSWGAHLDLTAFDPAPFQSLEERLFVAGYETEQLSPDAPDADWDALHALYLAGIRDAPRNPTTTPEPLSRDDLRDTVRREEAAFVTRWRDEIVASTRLTPHGHEVESEHTVTHPQHRGRGLATALKGQALAWARAQGHTHAGTGGTVLNLPMLRVNTRLGYVTGPMWVTWERRV, from the coding sequence ATGCCTGATCCCACACCGATTGCCACGGACACGTCCTTCACGCTACGCCCCTTCCAGAACGCGGACTCCGGGGCTGTCGCCCAGCTCGTCACCGACGCCATGCGCGGCCACTGGACATATGCGCCGGAGCAGTTCCGGGAGAGCGCCGATCCGCTGTGCCGAGATCTGGTGGCCCTGCACGGCGAGCAGGTGGTCGCCACCGCGCACCTGTCGCCCTTCGGCACGGCCACCCCGGACGCCCTGCGGCTCGACCTGGCCGGCGAGGGCCGGGCCTTCACGCCGCTGTACCTGGCCGTGCTGGCCGATCTCCCGGCCGGGTTCACGCGCCTGCTGGGCGTGACCCGCGAGGACTTCCACGAGATCATGCACTTCTTCCACGCCGCCGGCTTCCGCAATGCGTGGCAGTCCTGGGGAGCGCACCTCGATCTGACGGCCTTCGACCCGGCCCCCTTCCAGTCGCTGGAGGAACGCTTGTTCGTGGCGGGTTACGAGACCGAGCAGCTGAGTCCGGACGCCCCGGATGCCGACTGGGACGCCCTGCACGCCCTGTATCTGGCCGGTATCCGTGACGCGCCCCGCAATCCCACCACCACGCCCGAGCCCCTCTCGCGGGATGACCTGCGGGACACCGTACGGCGCGAGGAGGCCGCCTTCGTCACGCGCTGGCGCGATGAGATCGTCGCCAGTACCCGCCTGACCCCGCACGGGCACGAGGTCGAGAGCGAACACACTGTCACGCACCCGCAGCACCGGGGGCGGGGACTCGCCACCGCGCTCAAGGGGCAGGCGCTCGCATGGGCGCGCGCGCAGGGGCATACCCATGCGGGCACCGGTGGCACGGTGCTGAACCTGCCCATGCTGCGCGTGAATACCCGCCTCGGCTATGTCACCGGTCCGATGTGGGTCACGTGGGAACGGCGCGTCTGA